In one window of Henckelia pumila isolate YLH828 chromosome 1, ASM3356847v2, whole genome shotgun sequence DNA:
- the LOC140875495 gene encoding protein SWOLLEN 1 isoform X1, producing MDYDDNDCGGQNLHLAGEENSKISSVLQPFSLPKFDFDDSLHGHLRFDSLVENEVFLGIPSQEDNHWIEDFSRGSSGIEFNSNSTEPCALPRHDNVWSEATSSESVEMLLKAVGQEEVAPGETMVEGSDPQLGSSTKQVGDNLKNDQMDYVLEVEGCGLKATSESLHTDLKSSMDNQGDSSGLLNESLSEQEQENLPSPDTHVDNNESSSQLITESIVETSDVDKFCNSNFVNTVNAANDISVEVEVRKEEFSMNYELVGGNDSVNLDMPCHVEIPAKLGSVDHAVDACATTVGGTPGTSGKGESMSTLEGFNDACFIAAGNVDCGPAVFSSGTKIKQLPEGCDMLTEKPSSPLRENEFVAGIGIEGSKRDDLGDSADSSFNGADCITKTVVEDITNVREVAAIQEENLEQGDHVSPAMLPESMQTCRENDLSVQSVVHEGKLDASKCEDDKKLPLDSNILVSDDNEKEGMSTFSGEVAEVNLKAASTQSNNFSGDNPVLNSEVSGTILISSGAVEGDLSDLDEHDTPSYHIPNRDQNKIIESEANKESIISGTKVSFGVADEFAPAIGSEKSTLFDSVRVKEPETVDQSAMLMEASSAISFDKTSKDSNEDMEHSAPGLTVQDDVAEAAPSEKPKEAEEGKNTVENSSIVSATINAVDIDESNLLSLPGMSCTESSQGEVSKRVNLTNSESKNVGNVLSSSADAKLKTLSKEEGICTSDIRYLGSLTKSTGYSSSGLQSVPSIQASKLPVTGSVSLPTSGGTDPVILKGISHETSLMSDGVPPSGGFKASTERKSRRGSNKSVKESAKKGNQVKEKSPLRQTEKGGKSCGPLSPLLAGQLMTLDSVVKPRATVSIPGSTLPDLNTSAPISSFFQQPFTDLQQVQLRAQIFVYGSLIQGVAPDEACMVSSFGVSDGGRSTWEPSWRAVVEKLNGQKSQGYNFETPVRSSSGAKAPDQVSRQTFAGSEVLSSPAGRASNKVISSQAINPLIPLSSPLWNVSVSSCEAVPSSSAARCAGFDYPAVSPLHPYHTPPIRNLVSHTTSWQPQASFTVPWATSSQSSPFDISSSYTVFPISEPVKSAAAVKGSSSLSSGVKLVTPVPAIHTGSTALFPEASSLDLKKVAVSTTQTSANAKSRKRKKSSGVDSVLQASATATLADSFSIPVIDNRLSKKASAMEDFSRLPVSDSMPMPVVSCHYSTSIAFTSPSNSVPKGKSIQFVSSAWPSISNDHHKSGDLSMDKRAPFFEEFSKVEEAKLHAEEAAVHASAAMRHCQGLWSQLEQQKNSGLKTEAEAKLASAAVAVAAAASVAKAAAAAAKVASNAAMQAKQIADESVTKCGTLGAPECDTLNTVNNLANAIPVSILKSGDYNNTSSFVISAAKEAAKKRVEAASAATRHAENLDAIVKAAEMAAEAVSHAGKVVAMGDPFTLSQLVEAGPDGYWKVPQGGTVPGSKSNDMNNSKSDNSNVVEIYSKDMHVSNHITSPAQKELSRNVVDTAVTVEEGLVSSIKHGEKNSKANKDKRVTEPDKASGIAAEPILKSRLKSFTPVTYDNTAIIKDGSTVEVLKDRGDLKKAWFSANVLSLKDRDAFVCFTELQSDQEQKYSLSTMKIRKNAFPIPRSEQLKEWVSLEAKDGNPPTVRIPHPITAAQFEGTRKRRRAAVKDYAWSVGDKVDAWVQDCWREGIISEKNKKDTTTWSVHFPAQGETLDVKVWHLRPTVVWVDGQWIECCRSGQVRTSQGDTPIEKRPKLGSNDMVTEGAGELSKTIDFAEVDKAEHRLPLSAEETVFNAGSTRVGKKPDMGRTMRSGSQKEGSRVVIGVPKPGKRRKFIEVSKHYVSDRNTKTVPGDSVKLAKFLTSQGPGSRGSKNSSKIDLKEKLLAEAKSKAPKSGKPPTVPSRILPQKDGLNSSHSNASDAAMSNDDNEAVEKSLTEFASFSNVPESAIVFSSRARSENRKKTSAMNPMPERFKKGKLAPSSGKSEKNEADENFVSGVAEPRRSIRRIQPTSRLLEGLQSSLTISKLPSSSHDKSHRSNTKNTSKGYSSRN from the exons ATGGACTATGATGACAATGACTGTGGAGGCCAGAATCTTCACTTAGCTGGTGAAGAGAATTCTAAAATTTCCTCAGTTTTACAACCATTTTCTCTTCCCAAGTTCGATTTTGATGACAGTCTTCACGGGCATTTAAGATTCGATAGTTTAGTTGAGAACGAAGTTTTTCTTGGTATTCCAAGTCAGGAAGACAATCATTGGATAGAGGATTTTTCTCGGGGAAGCAGTGGAATAGAGTTCAACTCCAACTCAACAGAACCTTGTGCTTTGCCGAGGCATGACAATGTGTGGTCTGAGGCAACATCATCGGAATCCGTTGAAATGTTACTGAAGGCAGTCGGACAGGAAGAGGTGGCCCCAGGTGAAACTATGGTTGAGGGTTCAGACCCTCAGCTTGGTAGCTCAACGAAACAAGTGGGTGATAACTTGAAGAATGACCAGATGGATTATGTGCTTGAAGTTGAAGGTTGTGGTTTAAAAGCGACCAGTGAAAGTTTGCATACAGACCTGAAGAGCTCCATGGACAATCAAGGTGATTCAAGTGGCTTGCTGAATGAATCTCTAAGCGAACAGGAGCAGGAAAATTTACCTAGTCCGGACACGCATGTTGATAACAATGAGAGCTCTTCTCAGCTGATCACCGAGAGCATTGTGGAGACCAGTGATGTGGACAAGTTCTGTAATTCCAATTTTGTTAACACGGTTAATGCAGCAAATGATATATCTGTTGAAGTGGAGGTACGAAAGGAAGAGTTCAGTATGAATTATGAATTAGTGGGTGGGAATGATTCCGTCAATTTGGATATGCCTTGTCATGTTGAAATTCCTGCTAAGTTGGGATCTGTAGATCATGCAGTTGACGCTTGTGCTACTACCGTTGGTGGAACTCCAGGTACTTCTGGGAAGGGAGAGTCCATGTCTACACTTGAGGGTTTCAACGATGCTTGTTTCATTGCTGCTGGTAACGTTGATTGTGGGCCTGCAGTTTTCTCTTCAGGTACAAAGATTAAGCAGCTGCCTGAAGGTTGTGATATGTTAACTGAGAAGCCATCTTCTCCACTTCGAGAAAACGAGTTTGTTGCGGGAATTGGAATAGAAGGCAGTAAGAGAGATGATCTTGGTGATTCAGCAGATTCGTCATTTAATGGTGCGGACTGCATTACGAAAACAGTGGTTGAGGATATCACAAATGTGAGAGAGGTTGCTGCCATACAGGAAGAAAATTTAGAGCAAGGGGACCATGTCTCTCCTGCCATGCTACCTGAGAGCATGCAGACATGCAGAGAAAATGATCTTTCCGTGCAGTCAGTTGTTCATGAAGGTAAACTGGATGCTTCTAAATGTGAGGATGACAAGAAGTTGCCTCTTGATTCAAATATTTTGGTCTCTGATGATAATGAGAAAGAAGGTATGTCCACCTTTTCAGGTGAGGTAGCGGAAGTAAATCTGAAGGCAGCTTCAACCCAATCCAATAATTTTAGTGGGGATAATCCAG TATTGAACTCGGAGGTTTCAGGCACAATTTTGATATCATCAGGTGCCGTAGAAGGTGATTTATCTGATTTGGATGAGCATGACACACCTTCCTATCATATACCGAACAGGgatcagaataaaataattgaatCTGAAGCAAATAAAGAATCAATTATATCAGGGACGAAGGTGTCTTTTGGAGTGGCTGATGAGTTTGCCCCTGCTATTGGATCTGAAAAGAGCACATTGTTTGATTCTGTTCGAGTCAAAGAACCTGAGACAGTTGATCAGTCTGCTATGCTGATGGAAGCTTCCAGTGCTATCTCTTTTGACAAAACTAGTAAGGACTCGAACGAAGATATGGAACATTCTGCCCCTGGTTTGACTGTGCAAGATGATGTAGCTGAAGCTGCACCTTCTGAAAAGCCAAAAGAAGCAGAAGAAGGAAAAAACACCGTGGAAAATTCTTCAATAGTTTCAG CTACCATCAATGCTGTTGATATTGATGAATCGAACCTGCTTTCTTTGCCTGGCATGAGTTGTACTGAGTCTTCGCAAGGTGAAGTAAGCAAGCGTGTGAATCTTACAAACAGTGAATCCAAAAATGTTGGCAATGTTTTATCATCATCAGCGGATGCAAAATTGAAAACTCTCTCCAAAGAAGAGGGAATATGTACTTCAGATATCAGGTATTTAGGAAGTCTAACTAAGTCTACTGGATATTCCAGCTCCGGTCTGCAATCAGTTCCCAGTATTCAAGCAAGCAAATTGCCTGTG ACTGGGAGTGTATCCTTACCGACATCTGGTGGCACAGATCCTGTAATATTGAAGGGAATTTCTCATGAAACTTCTTTAATGTCTGATGGGGTGCCACCATCTGGAGGCTTCAAAGCGTCGACCGAGCGGAAATCAAGACGTGGAAGCAATAAATCTGTGAAGGAAAGTGCAAAAAAGGGAAATCAGGTGAAGGAAAAATCACCTTTGAGGCAAACTGAAAAGGGGGGTAAATCTTGTGGGCCGTTGAGTCCGCTTTTGGCTGGCCAACTCATGACGCTCGATAGCGTTGTGAAGCCAAGGGCCACTGTTTCTATTCCTGGATCCACTTTGCCGGATCTAAATACTTCTGCTCCAATATCATCTTTCTTTCAACAGCCTTTTACCGATTTACAGCAAGTTCAACTGCGAGCACAGATCTTTGTTTATGGATCTCTTAT ACAAGGAGTAGCGCCTGATGAAGCTTGTATGGTTTCATCCTTTGGTGTGTCTG ATGGCGGCAGGAGCACTTGGGAACCTTCTTGGCGTGCTGTTGTAGAAAAGCTTAACGGTCAGAAATCCCAGGGATATAATTTTGAAACACCTGTACGATCAAGCTCAG GTGCTAAAGCTCCAGATCAAGTGAGTAGACAGACTTTTGCTGGAAGTGAAGTTCTTTCATCTCCTGCTGGTCGAGCAAGCAACAAAGTCATCTCTTCTCAGGCTATTAATCCATTGATCCCTCTCTCTTCACCCCTGTGGAATGTATCTGTCTCATCTTGTGAGGCTGTGCCCTCCAGCAGCGCAGCCAGATGTGCTGGTTttgattatccggctgtttctcCCTTGCACCCTTATCATACCCCACCCATACGAAATTTGGTGTCGCATACAACCTCTTGGCAACCTCAGGCTTCCTTTACAGTACCCTGGGCTACTTCTTCACAAAGTTCTCCATTTGATATTAGTTCTAGTTATACCGTGTTCCCGATTTCGGAACCAGTAAAGTCGGCAGCTGCAGTTAAAGGATCATCTTCTCTTTCCTCCGGTGTAAAGCTTGTAACTCCCGTTCCTGCAATTCATACCGGTTCTACTGCTCTATTTCCTGAGGCTTCCTCTCTTGACTTGAAAAAGGTGGCCGTGTCCACCACACAGACTTCTGCTAATGCAAAATCTAGAAAGAGAAAAAAATCTTCTGGTGTTGATTCTGTTTTACAGGCTTCTGCGACTGCTACACTGGCAGATTCTTTCTCTATACCTGTAATTGATAACCGATTGTCAAAAAAGGCTTCTGCAATGGAGGATTTCAGTCGACTACCAGTTTCAGATTCAATGCCTATGCCTGTAGTTAGCTGTCATTATTCTACATCGATTGCTTTCACGTCCCCTTCTAACTCTGTGCCAAAAGGCAAATCCATTCAGTTTGTCTCTTCTGCATGGCCCTCAATTTCTAATGATCACCATAAGAGTGGTGATTTGAGCATGGATAAAAGGGCACCGTTTTTCGAGGAGTTTAGCAAGGTTGAGGAGGCTAAGTTACACGCCGAGGAGGCAGCTGTCCATGCTTCCGCCGCCATGAGGCACTGCCAAGGTCTGTGGAGTCAGTTGGAGCAGCAAAAGAATTCTGGCTTGAAGACAGAAGCCGAAGCTAAATTAGCATCTGCTGCTGTTGCTGTTGCAGCAGCTGCTTCTGTTGCTAAAGCCGCTGCCGCAGCTGCAAAGGTCGCATCAAATGCTGCTATGCAGGCAAAACAAATAGCTGATGAATCAGTAACCAAATGTGGAACCCTCGGTGCACCTGAATGTGATACCTTGAACACTGTAAACAACTTGGCCAATGCAATTCCAGTATCGATTCTGAAGAGTGGAGATTATAACAATACTTCCAGTTTTGTGATATCTGCTGCCAAAGAGGCTGCTAAAAAAAGGGTTGAGGCTGCTTCAGCTGCTACGAGACATGCTGAAAACCTTGATGCCATTGTAAAGGCAGCGGAAATGGCAGCAGAGGCTGTTTCTCATGCTGGAAAAGTTGTTGCCATGGGTGATCCTTTCACTTTGAGTCAACTGGTGGAGGCTGGACCAGATGGTTATTGGAAAGTTCCGCAGGGGGGCACTGTGCCAGGTTCAAAATCAAATGACATGAATAATAGCAAATCTGACAACAGCAATGTAGTGGAGATTTATTCTAAGGATATGCATGTTTCTAATCATATCACATCGCCTGCTCAAAAGGAGTTGTCTAGAAATGTTGTGGATACTGCTGTCACAGTTGAAGAGGGTCTTGTATCTTCTATCAAGCATGGGGAGAAGAATTCAAAAGCTAACAAGGATAAAAGAGTGACAGAGCCAGATAAAGCCAGTGGCATTGCCGCCGAACCAATTTTAAAATCGAGATTAAAATCCTTCACTCCTGTTACATATGATAATACAGCAATAATAAAAGATGGTTCCACCGTTGAG GTACTTAAGGATCGTGGTGATTTAAAGAAAGCATGGTTCTCAGCTAACGTATTAAGTTTGAAGGATCGTGATGCCTTCGTTTGCTTCACAGAACTCCAATCGGATCAAG AACAGAAATATTCCTTGTCAACAATGAAGATCAGGAAAAACGCCTTTCCCATACCTC GCTCGGAGCAACTGAAGGAGTGGGTATCTCTAGAAGCCAAAGATGGTAATCCTCCAACGGTACGAATTCCCCACCCTATTACTGCAGCGCAATTTGAAGGGACAAGGAAAAGACGTCGAGCTGCTGTGAAGGATTATGCTTGGTCCGTTGGAGACAAAGTTGATGCTTGGGTGCAAGATTG TTGGCGTGAAGGGATTATTTCTGAGAAGAATAAAAAAGACACGACCACATGGAGTGTGCATTTCCCAG CTCAAGGGGAGACATTAGATGTTAAAGTATGGCATCTACGACCAACTGTAGTTTGGGTTGATGGTCAATGGATTGAGTGTTGCAGATCAGGGCAGGTAAGGACTTCCCAG GGAGATACACCAATAGAGAAGCGACCAAAGTTGGGAAGCAATGACATGGTGACAGAAGGGGCGGGTGAGCTGTCTAAAACCATCGATTTCGCAGAAGTAGACAAAGCTGAACACAGATTGCCTTTGTCTGCCGAAGAGACAGTTTTTAATGCTGGCAGTACTAGGGTTGGTAAAAAACCTGACATGGGCAGGACTATGAGGTCTGGTTCACAGAAAGAAGGATCAAGAGTTGTAATTGGTGTTCCTAAGCCTGGAAAGAGGAGAAAATTTATTGAAGTAAGCAAACATTATGTTTCTGATAGGAACACCAAGACTGTACCTGGTGATTCAGTTAAGTTAGCTAAATTTTTGACGTCTCAAGGACCAGGATCGAGGGGATCGAAAAATAgttcaaagattgatttgaagGAGAAACTATTAGCAGAGGCTAAATCCAAAGCTCCCAAGTCTGGCAAACCTCCAACCGTCCCAAGTAGAATATTACCTCAGAAAGATGGCTTAAACTCTTCCCACTCCAATGCAAGTGATGCTGCGATGAGCAATGATGATAATGAAGCAGTTGAGAAAAGCCTTACAGAATTTGCATCCTTTTCCAATGTTCCTGAAAGTGCAATAGTATTTTCTTCTCGAGCTCGATCAGAAAATCGCAAGAAAACATCAGCAATGAATCCTATGCCTGAGCGGTTCAAGAAAGGAAAACTTGCACCTTCCAGTGGGAAGTCGGAAAAGAACGAAGCAGATGAAAATTTTGTTTCCGGTGTTGCTGAACCCCGCCGATCAATTCGCCGAATTCAGCCAACATCAAGG CTGTTGGAAGGGCTACAAAGCTCCCTCACGATATCAAAGCTCCCATCATCTTCACATGACAAAAGCCACAGGAGCAACACTAAAAACACATCTAAAG GGTATAGTAGCCGGAATTGA